The Flavobacterium sp. 123 genome contains a region encoding:
- a CDS encoding GNAT family N-acetyltransferase: protein MNISIVVTQEEHYKFSQEICETIESSALLRGTGIAKRTPEYIQKKMEQKDAVIALIDGKFAGFCYIESWQDSNYVAHSGLIVHPDYRNLGLAKKIKSFVFDYSLKKYPKAKVFGITTGLAVMKINSDLGYKPVPFSELTSDPSFWKGCQTCTNYEILKSKDNKMCLCTGMLYDPKEKPKDPPKHPFNVRVLNRLKSIKEALFLKK from the coding sequence ATGAATATTTCTATCGTTGTTACACAAGAAGAACACTATAAATTTTCGCAAGAAATATGCGAAACCATAGAATCCTCTGCCTTATTGAGAGGAACTGGTATCGCCAAAAGAACACCTGAATACATCCAAAAAAAGATGGAACAAAAAGATGCCGTTATCGCCTTAATCGATGGTAAATTTGCAGGTTTCTGTTATATCGAAAGTTGGCAAGACAGTAACTATGTAGCACATTCAGGATTGATAGTACATCCTGATTACAGAAATTTAGGTCTAGCAAAAAAAATCAAGTCTTTTGTTTTTGATTATTCTTTAAAAAAATACCCAAAAGCTAAAGTATTTGGAATCACAACAGGATTGGCAGTAATGAAAATAAATTCGGATCTAGGATACAAACCAGTCCCGTTCTCAGAACTAACATCGGATCCAAGTTTTTGGAAAGGATGTCAAACTTGTACCAATTATGAAATCCTAAAAAGTAAAGATAACAAAATGTGCTTATGCACCGGAATGCTTTATGATCCAAAAGAAAAACCGAAGGATCCGCCTAAACATCCATTTAATGTAAGAGTGCTAAACAGATTAAAATCAATTAAAGAAGCACTTTTCCTAAAAAAATAA
- a CDS encoding argininosuccinate synthase has protein sequence MKKVVLAYSGGLDTSYCLKYLKNEKGYEVHTVLINTGGFDEEELSAIEERAYELGSAKHANLTIVDKYYDKAIKYLIYGNVLKNNTYPLSVSAERVFQAIEAIKYAKSVGASAIAHGSTGAGNDQIRFDLIFQTIAPEIEIITPIRDLKLSRQEEVDYLSKNGVHYSWEKAQYSINKGLWGTSVGGKETLTSNQALPSEAYPSQLQKEGEEKVTLEFEKGELVAVNGKKDKPSNNIVILEKLANAYAIGRDIHVGDTIIGIKGRVGFEAAAPLIIIKAHHLLEKHTLGKWQQYWKEQLGNWYGMLFHEGQFLDPVMRNIETFLEDTQKTVNGTVIVSLKPYHFSLDGIESENDLMNTGFGQYGEMNNAWTSDDAKGFIKILGNAQNIFSSVNKLTHD, from the coding sequence ATGAAAAAAGTAGTATTAGCCTATAGCGGAGGATTAGACACTTCTTACTGTCTAAAATATTTAAAAAACGAAAAAGGATATGAAGTTCACACTGTATTAATTAATACGGGTGGATTTGATGAAGAAGAATTATCAGCTATCGAAGAAAGAGCTTACGAATTAGGTAGTGCAAAACATGCGAACCTAACTATCGTAGATAAATATTACGACAAAGCAATAAAATATTTAATTTATGGTAACGTATTAAAAAACAACACCTATCCATTATCTGTTAGTGCTGAACGTGTTTTTCAAGCTATTGAAGCTATCAAATACGCTAAATCTGTTGGAGCAAGTGCTATTGCTCACGGAAGTACGGGTGCTGGAAATGACCAAATTCGTTTTGATTTAATTTTTCAAACCATCGCCCCAGAAATAGAAATCATTACTCCTATTAGAGATTTGAAATTATCTCGTCAAGAAGAAGTAGATTATTTATCTAAAAATGGTGTTCACTATTCTTGGGAAAAAGCACAATATTCTATCAACAAAGGACTTTGGGGAACTAGTGTTGGAGGAAAAGAAACTTTAACTTCAAACCAAGCTCTTCCAAGTGAAGCTTATCCTTCGCAATTACAAAAAGAAGGGGAAGAAAAAGTAACTTTAGAATTCGAAAAAGGAGAATTAGTTGCTGTAAATGGTAAAAAAGACAAACCTTCAAATAACATTGTTATTCTTGAAAAACTTGCAAATGCATATGCTATTGGAAGAGATATTCACGTAGGTGATACTATTATTGGTATTAAAGGTAGAGTTGGTTTTGAAGCTGCTGCGCCATTAATTATCATCAAAGCGCATCATTTACTTGAGAAACATACATTAGGTAAATGGCAACAATACTGGAAGGAACAGCTAGGAAACTGGTACGGAATGTTATTTCATGAAGGTCAGTTTCTTGATCCTGTAATGCGTAACATTGAAACGTTCCTTGAAGATACTCAAAAAACAGTAAACGGAACTGTAATTGTTTCATTGAAACCTTATCATTTTTCGCTTGACGGAATTGAATCTGAAAACGATTTGATGAATACTGGTTTTGGTCAATATGGTGAAATGAACAATGCTTGGACATCTGACGATGCAAAAGGATTTATCAAAATTCTTGGAAATGCTCAAAACATATTTTCATCTGTAAACAAACTTACTCATGATTAA